Genomic window (Juglans microcarpa x Juglans regia isolate MS1-56 chromosome 2S, Jm3101_v1.0, whole genome shotgun sequence):
CTCCCCCAAGTTGGAGcacaaacaaaaaaggaaaattaaagaaaataaggtGTAAAGAAAGAGATTCCACACAGTAAAACTGTAAAATAGAAAAGTAGTACTCACTTCGGCTGTCACTTTCCTCTTATCTTCCAAATCAGCTTTATTCCCAGCAAAAGCCATAACCATAGTAGGATTTCCTGTAACAACTCCAAAATGAGTGCATAGTCATACTTGcaattagtaattaagaaaatctaACCCATTTTCATCGGACATAATGATGGAAACAATATTCTGCCGGCAGCTGGTTAGTTGGGCTCGACTATGTTTGAGGTCTATGAAATGGAGGTATTGACATTTTCAGAAATCATTGCAAATTTGAATAGGTTGAGGCCCTTACAAGGCATattgatattttcaaaagtaacaaaaaaaaattgggcaGACAAAGGACCATATAATGTATGAATTAGTATTTGATATTTTAAGAAgccaattaaacaaaaatatgaaaacagaaAATTTTGTTTGATGTGTGAGGGATCATTCTCTTGGGTATGATGTTCAAGAACCCTAATGAGAACTATTTCTCTCTTCCCATTCTGGTGACAGTGCTGTTAGTCTTGTGGACGAAAGAATCACGTTGCTCAATTTTCTTTTGCTCAAACTTAACATTACTTATCCAATATTTTAGAGCTCAGAAGGATCGCATATATTAGTATAGCCATTGTTTTATCTAAAAAAGTTGTTTCACACTATATTTCACATTAGTTTACTAACAATATTGAGAGTTCTTATTCTTCCTTTCATGTTCCCTATTTTAAGAAAGAAGGGGTGTCAGAATGCCTTACGTTTCAATAAGGGGTTATTTAGGTATTCGCCAACCAAggttatttttttcacaataaaGCTAATGTATATGGGTATACAGAGTAGATGACATATAGATTTTAGAAAGAATATATAGTTAATGTTCACAACCACAAAACAAGTACGATTCCCGTATTAGAGAGGCAGGCTATAGTCAGAATATTAAAAGCATGGTGCAATATAATGAAGAAACTTCCAGAGATAacaaaacaagaacaaatgaaTAATCAGGAAGAGAAAACACATTCCCTCGTcccttttcttttactttagaaattcattttttctcaaattatgcAAGTTCAACCTTAACTAGTAAGCACCTTGCTTCTGAAGTTCTTGCACCCACTTCTTAGCCTGTCCAAATGACTCCTATaattcagaagaaaaaaatatttaatcaacAAAGCCCGAGTAggaagatagaaaaaaaaattaaaatgaaaaccCTGCCCACAAATGCTTTGATCATATGCAACCAAATCCTCAGCAAAATTAATCAGAATAGCTTGCTTTCATGTCGCACATGCGCAGTTCATGCACATGTATTCTTGTAAATAAATAGGGAAAGACATCATACACTGCTGGTGATATCATAGACAATGATGGCAGCAGCAGCACCTCTGTAATACATGGGAGCCAAGCTATGGTACCTCTCTTGTCCTGCTGTGTCCCATATCTCAAACTTCACCGTTGCATCATTCACTGCCAGCGTTTGCGAAAAGAATGCAGCTCCTATAGTTGATTCCTATCGTAAACATTTTGTAACCaccaaaaaaattgagaaattgaaacaaaaaaaatcaatggaCACAAAAGTGCTCCGCCCATTGTTTCATCATAAGGTATTGTCTGGAAAACTCATAgcaaattattttccttaatatCAATCCATAAAGTTGGAAAGGGTGTCGCCTCAGCACCAAAACATGGGCAGCCATATAAGCCTCAACTGAATGGGTCACTAGGAGCTAGATTTGGTTACCCATGTCAGATAAATAACTGCCTGTagtgttatgcaagttaagactgtaaaaaattaaaacgcAGGTGAGTttggcatctctctctctctcccctcctcAATTGTGGTTCTCAAGGGTTCATTTATGATCCCCCTAGTTCTTAGAGTTTGAAAAACATCTTCCCTTGGAAAGgccaatataatattttctaatattgaaCATGTTTTTCCCACGGCATTATCTTAGCCTCTGAAAAGGAGTAGAACCTTGACCAGGCAATTGTGTGGATGAGCAAGCCAAGGAACTGAGGTTAGAAGCTGAGAAAGTGATGTCAATACTCGTACGGATTGTAGAATGCAACATGCCTATTATGACGAGAACTCGAAAGTAGCATATTTATCATaccatcttctttttctttcattgtttctttaattttttttcgtttttagatttttgtCGAAACAACCGGGGCCGACATCCTGCTTGTTTAGATAAATTCATGATCACAGCTCTATTAAATCTATACATCTCTAGTGTATCCTCCCACAGAAAATATGTTCAACCGAAACACAGACCCTTTACTGTATTACTGAATCAGAATcggaatatatatacataaatgtatgtgtgtgtgtgtgtgtgtatatatatatataatcactaaAACgtaagggaagaagaagaagaacctgGAATTCTAGGAATTGACCCTTGACAAAGCGCAAGACGAGGCTGGACTTCCCGGCGCCCATGTCGCCAAGCAGAACCTGATAATGAGATCAGGATCAGTATCCTATAcgtttctccaaaaaaaaaaaaaaaaaaaaaaagaggaaagcgAAGAACTTGAACCACAGAGAGGAAAAGGAAATTGCACTGACCAGCTTGGCATTGAGATTGTTATGTCCAGTCGTGGCCATGGAGTGGAATTGCAGAGATCGAAATTAACGAGAATACGAAGCTAATAAATATAGAACAGAGCGATTAAAGAAGAGAGCTTTTTGAGTCGAAGAATtgccgattaaaaaaaaaaaaaaaaacacaacgaAATTATCAgtccaaagaaagaaagaaaaaggcaaagtGGTTCTTTCTACCGTACGTGTTTTGCCTTCCGCTTATTGCCGTTTTCCTTTTGACGCGACAACGCGTGCGTCACGACTCACGGTCACCCCCGCTGCTCGCCTCTTTGGatggcttcttcttctttttctttattattattatttttttatgcatctataatttgtttacaattttttttataatttgttttataaataactaatacaaatataatattttattaaaataatattcaattttataaaactaccatttatttaatataaaattgtaaaaacttATAGattaatcattttcctttaaaaataaactttat
Coding sequences:
- the LOC121252319 gene encoding ras-related protein RHN1, which translates into the protein MATTGHNNLNAKLVLLGDMGAGKSSLVLRFVKGQFLEFQESTIGAAFFSQTLAVNDATVKFEIWDTAGQERYHSLAPMYYRGAAAAIIVYDITSSESFGQAKKWVQELQKQGNPTMVMAFAGNKADLEDKRKVTAEEARVYSEENGLFFMETSAKTSVNVNDIFYEIAKRLPRAQPAQNPAGMVLVDRPAEGSQAASCCS